The genomic window CAACAAACAtctgatattgatgataattatacatacattttacataaataaaccaTCATATCGTATTTTGATATGATTTAATTACAGATGTGTGGTCAGCGTTTTTAGATGAAATTTACAAACATGGAGACGTAATAGTGAAGAATAAtgagacaacaacaacaacgccgCCGCCTCCATACGATTGTTATCCTCCATTTGTGAGTGATTGTTTAACTATGATGCTGCATTTAATATTATTTaggttttacaatattttggttAATTAATTATTACCAATATACTTCTTTCATTCCATATATGCACCGTCTTTGCAATGGAAGAATCACCAGAAAATGTATTGAAACAATAATAGCAAACGTATAACTACGTAGAAATTACGGCCGTAATTGTGTCAAAAGTTTAATCATAATTATAGTTATGCAAATATTTATAGCATATTCGTATACGTTTCCCCAAAATAGAACAAATAAATATCACCAGGTGAACGAACGAGTACATGGTGCGCAAACGAGTTGTCACGGTAACTAATCGGCACCCGTTTCAAGCATGTCAATGGCGCCCTCCATTTTACAGCCTCCATTCCCCTGTGCCAGATGTTCCACCAGCTACCACCCCAATGTCGAAAATCAAGTTACCCCACTGCGTTCATTCAGATagttttttcaattcaattcaatagtGCTGTCTGAGATTTTCGCAAGTGGACGTGGTACCTGAATGAATTAATTCATCAATTTATGTGATTCAAGAATTTCGATTGCCCGGGACAATTGGTTACAGAATCAAAATTGTCGCTGTACAAATTGTCACTCTTGAATCACACCAAATTGACGTCATGCGGTCCCGCacgcttaatttttttttctgcaaccatcgGGACGCAAAAATGTATAACTCATAGGAACACAAgggaaagggttagggttagggtaagtgttagggtaagggtagtgttagggttagggttagggtttagggttagggttagggttagggttagggttaaggttagggtttaatAAAATTTTGCGTACCGTTATGGTTGCAGCAAAAAATTACGCGTCCCGCACCGTGTCCTCGCGTGCATAAATCTAGTTCAGTCTAATTTGTACAAACTTTTGAAATACAATTATGTATATTTCTATTTCATATCCGAGTGTATTGTTGATTTAATACATATACTTTGTGAACATTACGATCTATCTGTTAATTCTATATCTCTTATCTATTTTAGGAACATCCACATGTTTTTGAATGCAATGTCGAAGGTAAACGATCCCCGGAAAGACCAACGTCAGGtgtgtaaaaataacaaaaagcaGAATGAATGGAAATGCAATATAGACAGGGTGTTGACACGATACGGAAAAAACAGTCATGTCTaaagtagaattcaccacgacctttgcaggactaaaaccccattaaaagctattaaaccaagataacactcattgaaaacagctcaactatgttacatcagatcttctctggttaaatccacacacacatgtgtctgttttgagcaatgagctggtattatagtttcagttgggtgaacgattataaagcaaacgcaaggtaacaattactgtgtggcctttgttcacgaaatatccttcctaaaacaccaaagtacgaatatttccaaacacctaaattagctaaaaatttaggacatgttacaaaactatattttctagaatttcagaagagtacttttaatattggccggttatttttcacacagcgacgttaactaggcaatgtactattagctataacatacactaaaacaccgaagtacgaatatttccaaacatctaaatttattagctaaaagtttaggacatgttacaaaactatattttctagaattttagaagagtacttttaatattggccggttatttttcacacagcgacgttaactaggcaatcaCCCATACTTCTAATAtgcgctatttgtagaggttacgcgtcaatggcaagagcactgtgtattgtgtataggaaaacggacagtaactgcattatGCCAAACTTGTATTTATTTCAGATATGTAGGTCTACGCACAGATTCTAGAAGGAAGTTTCTAAAGTCGAGGAACAACTTCTCGATTACACCACAGTATACATCAAACAGAAACCATACTACAATACTGCATATATTAGTAATCAGAAAATAAAAATCCTTAATTCTCCAGATTAATTGGGTGGATAATCGTGGTGACGGTGGACCCCCGTTTTGTGCACGTTTTATTTCTTTTGGAACAATGTTAGaataaatgtgtaaaatttcaataaTAAAGCTCCAATCTTTTTATCTTTGacatttatgaagacaaaatctaTTTTCAAAACTATTCGCCGTGCAAGTgacgatgtaacaggattaactaccatagcaataggttaaaacaatttttgaatatatctcacagcactagtacgttcacgcggtatccTTGCATTGAACCATAGTCGTCAAAGAacaaagacctggatcgtaattctatagaatattcatatcatgatgatcactcgcacctgcaaGATTAGTATCTATCAAAagggcggtattgtattcaatctatgattaaagacatacacaggtgatgagtacaacctgcttgcagtgccgggcgagatattcaaaattgtattaacctattagctatggtagttaatcctcttacATCAACACTTCTTCGCCGATTAACATTCCCTTAACCCTGCAATGTGACGTTACTCTATAATATTAGATCCGGGTAAAAGGTGGGGGGGGAGGCGTACATGTCcctaaaatctcagttttgttgTCTTCTCTTTTCATGTAGTTCATCGTTTGATGCCCGGTGACATTGATGTTGTTGGCGCTCTTGGTGACTCTATCACAGTAAGAACTTTAAACAAAAAACATTCTTATTACCTTGAGATGGGGTTCTCGGGTAATAAAAATATATAGCCTAATAGTTTCTTTAGTGGAAAGACATTGAGCGGTAGCCTTCGAACTTGAAGTGGCTTACAAATAATGTGTCAGATTTTTGACGAAGTAGTGTCAGATGAAAAACGTCTCGTGTCGTGGGGTCAAACATCGAAACATTTCTTCATTATTTTGACCCAGCACAAGAACATCAAGACCGAGTGAGCTGAAAGTACACTAATTTAAATATCTAAGAGCCTTTTACGAGCATGTGCTGCTGTTGCGATATTTTGGGGGAACCTTATGATGAGTTAAGATTAACTTTGTGCTTTACATAACTTGCTACCTCgtttttttgtattatacccaACCTACAATTCTCATTCCAAAGTGTGAATAATTTTAGTGAATAATCGTGACTGCATTGTAAATTTCAAACGCGAAACTTCTGTTTTTTGTGTTATTATTGCACAGGCTGGGACTGGAGCTGGAGCATGTGAATTGATAGGCATCGCTATAGAATACAGAGGGATTTCATGGAGGTATATTAGTTAAAACTAAATTAATTCTAAAGATCCGTCGCTCTTGTGAAGGCGTTGTGATATTAGTTAAAGAGAGTGGGAGGGAAGCATGACCTAGCGGCCTTTGCACtcaaatgaagatgatgatgaatggtatgggttctatgaaGGAGATCCCATGCCTTGATAGGTGTCATATGCATGATATTTCTCGGGATGGGAAGAACGCCCAAGAATTCGATTATTGGTTTCCTTCACTCATTTCCTATAGGTTAAtgtttaaatattaatattaagaagaactttgcagtttttatcaagtatatatattattttcaaaaaggatatggagcaaggaatccaactgGCATAGCAGATTTCTTATAAAATGAGTTGTTTCGAGAAAAGCATCAACTTATTTCCATACCATTTTTTTTCGTTCACCATAACAACGTACCCTAAAATTCcaaatcaaattcaaaattgattgatatttgaagcAGTCGAACGGTTTGAAAATAGGGTATTTTTGGAGTGGTCAAttgttaaaattatttatatatcGGAGTCGGgcattaaaatactcaaaaaaaTTAAAGTTTTCGACAGTATAGTTCTCTTAGGGACACTCTTACTATTACCTGTGATATGAAATAATACGTCTACtttattactagagttctcataacaaatccaggtaTTCACAATATTGACAGTGACCATGgtgacgtttcgcaaccttactggctggttgcttcttcttgactgagctgtatccagtACTAGCTCACTTGCTGGTTGTATGCATGACTGAGAAATAAGTTACACCCCCTCATTGTTCATAGCTTGCTCGTTGCGCCTGGATCCAGATTGACTCTCCTTATCCATCTTGGGAACTTTCCCGATGAAGAATTTTGGCCTCCTCCCAATCTATGATGTGGTTATGTTCTGTAACGTGAAGTAGCCATGGTAGCAGACTTGTGTTGTTCTGAAACCGATGACAACCGAGCGGCTCTGGTGCATGATGTCCACTGACTGATTTTATCTGATGTTCTTGTTCCAAACTGTCTTCCTGTTTCCCCAACGTGTGGGTGCAGTTGCGACATGGAATTTCATACACACACTCTGATGTTTCACTTATGTCCCTTTTATCTTTAGGGTGAACTAACATGTGCCTCAGTGTGGTGTGTGGCTTCACTGCTGCAGAAACAATGTGTTTCTTAAGAATCCGCTGGACTTTCTGGTATAACCACCATACGCCGATATTTTGTATCGTCCGAGTTCTTCTTTGGTTTGGACTTTGTTGCGGTTTTgttggcatgatgcagtcatgtctacagtagaattcatctcgacctttgcaggacttaaccccattaaaagctattaaaccaagataacactcattgaaacagctcaactgattaaatgtGCGATATCggaataaagctggtattcatagcttcagttgggtaaccgattataaaggaaacgaaaggaaacaatggtatatgtggctttgttcacgaaatcagacaatggcgtgctttttgtaaaccagcattcttgaaaatgagcaacataatgattgttgacttaacacggtttggaaataatttcttcatatttttggtgttatctgtcgtttacatgtccttcctaaaacacaaaagtacgaccctctccaaacacctaaattagctaaaaatttaggacatgttacaaaactatattgtctagaattttagaagagtacttttaatattggccggttattttttcacacagcgacgttaactaggcaatgtactattacctataacattaactaaaacaccaaagtacgaatatttccaaacatctaaattagctaaaatttaggacatgttaaaaactatattttctagaactttagaagagtacttttaatattggccggctATTTTTCaaacagcgacgttaactagtcatatccccatacttttaacgtagggctatttgtagaggtcacgcgtcaatgggaaagagcattgtgtattgtgtataggaaaacggacagtaactgcagtatggtgcgTTGCTGTTTGCTGTTTGATTCTCTCAAACGACCAGTCTGGATATCCACATTTGCTGAGTGCCTGCTTGATGTGTTCCTCCTCTTTATCTCTATCTTCTTGCTCGGTAACAATGCGATCTGCTCTTTTCCTCTGATGACCCCTAGCTTATGATGAAGCGAGTACTGGATACAGCTTCGTCAAGAAGAAGTAACCAGCCAGTAAGCttgcgaaacgtcactactaattgtgagtacctgaATTTGTcatgagaactctagtaataatgtactatagacaatcctgatgaatctcttcaataacACATTTACTATTAACCTTTTTTTATCTACAGATAAATGCGCGCAACATTAGCATCTCATTAACTTTTTATTTACCTAACAAAGTAACCACTTTTTTATTTTGCGTATCTTTTTCAGTATTGGAGGAGACAATACAGTAGAAGAAACTATGACACTTACAAGTAAGTGTTAATATTACGTAAATGTATTTGTCAAGTTTGGCGTTTAATTATAGAACAGTGGGAATGAAAAATAAGAATTGCTCCGAAAGAGATTCTCTTTATAGTATTCCTTATAACGACACGGGATATATTTCCAACAACAACACATACTTTCTGTACATTCAACGTCGTCTGCAAAGTCAGCCTTTTTTGGCACATTTCAGGTGTCTGGAACGCCCCTGGTCCTTGTTTATGACCGTATGACTGACTATTCTGTTCTGTTTCTATTTATGCAGATATCATCAAAAAGTACAACCCTAATCTTTACGGCGCTTCATATGGCCGTGGTGGGAAAGATAGCGAAAATGCGCTTTTTAATTGTGCAATCCCTGGTGCAGAATCAGCGTAAGTATCCAGCGTCGCAACTTTGGTTTGGATAGGGATGTGCGGCTGCGAGGGAATTTCGAACCACATCCTAAAAATATACCAACATTGACGAAAAGGTCACACCAACATCTGCTAATTTTCGATTGTATTTGCCTTACTCCTGGACATTTCCGCAAATTTTGCCAGTGAATCTGTACTTTTACTAGAATTTTGGAGAACGTAAAAAAAACACCCATATCTGTAAACCAGTTTTATCACAATTGTGACCCTAAGTTATACCAACAATTCATCTAAGAATCTCTTCCcgagtaagcatggtaagtattaAAATGTACATGATTTTGTCAATCAATTTCCGTGATTTGATCATTCAGAAGATcataaaaatcaaacaatttcaattgtattttaaaatgtaataatTGCACATGTTGTTATCCCACTTCTTGTTCTTTCTGAATTCCATATCAAAGTAAAAACTCTTTCTTTTATGATGATACTATTATTGCATGCTGTTTACAAATTCTTTCAGCGATATTTACGATCAAGCACAAACCCTCGTCGCTAAAataaaacatgatgaaaatgtCAACGTGGAGCAAGATTGGAAGCTGATTACAATTTGGATTGGCTATAATGATTTGTGCAGGTCTTGCCAGGATAAACACAAGTATAGTGCAGAACAGTATGTGGAAAATATCAGAAAAGGAATTGACTACTTATATCACGAGGTAAATCTTCACCATAAACGAAATTAACATGtcttattttttgtctcatctcCCCATCGCCAAGTGCATTATCCAAATCATTAACCAATCATATTTCATAATCAGTTTAAATTACCCACAAGTCAAGTTGCCCTTGTAATCCACTTGTAAAGCCATgaccctactccccattccagaaaaaatacagcacaaatcccagcaaacacaaaaacgtgtttaaaacgttttagataagttatattttgggttttggtttaggtaaaaacgttttaataacattaaaatgtcgggttatataaaggtcatgaaatcgttttaaaacgttttctatgaaaacacactacaacaatatttttaaaatgttttcgaaatgtcattgtaaactatttttgcaaacatttttgggcaaatattgttgtcaacacttaaataacattatgttaaaatatttgcaccaagcaaacacagaaattttcttaaaatgttttttacaaaacgttttaataacatttaaatgtcgggttatagaaaggtcgtgaaaacatttgaaaaacgttattgtaaatattttgggcaaacatttttgcaaaatatttttcaaccccaaaataacattctgtttagaatgatttgtaccaagttttcaaaatgttttttgaatgttattaaaacgtttttataccctttatataacccgacatttaaatgttttctgtaaaacatttgtgtttgctgtgcagtaaattaccaacaaatgttatttaatgttatgaaaacgttttatactcttaatgtaccctttatataacccgacatttaaacgttttctgacaaccttttataaccttttgcgaatgatgtcgaaaacgtttcgtgtttgctgggaagttatgccaaatgaaacatagctcaatcctaatcattcctTTAGTCCTAAATGGAGATAAAAGGAAAAGTTCACTATttcactaatttcttgaaaaaaaagagccaaaaacatgcattttcagcatgttttttgacaattgagtcacaaaaatcaaatacTTGGAACAAGtccaagcattcaaaatcttgagtatatggcgaaattttgctctaattttcactttttttgtgttactttaataaatggttggtgataagaatgaaacatgtcttttccaaaaattagaatgcataaactgaaattagtcttagtacaagtctttgggctcgATTGTCACAGcgtacgaaaaacaccctaaaaacacatgttattggcccttatttccaaaaaatggctaaatattaaaatgcGACTTTTATCGCTAGTtataggactaactaaaggatttggATTCAGCTATGTTTCttgtggcaaaacaggataatattttttaatcaaaaaattagttctgtatttttctggaataggaatAAGTATCTTCACCCATGAAACAAGTGATTTCTTACAGATACTAACACTTAATTACAaaagtattttgatacctcattcgggaCGCGCTATGAATGACATAGGTTGTCCTAAAATGATAACCGCCAATCCATGTAACAACTTCACATTAGTTTTTTGCTTCTCTTACAGTTGACGAGGGCTGTGATTAATGTTGTTGGTATCTTAAATCTTTCTGAGCTAAATAAACTCAAAGGACAATCTTGCGAAGAAAGATTCTCGTAAGTATCAATTTAATACTCACTATTATTCTATTCATGTGCTGTAATTCTAATAACCATATTCTTTCTTCTTTATGCAAATTTGGATAATGCTTAGTATCTGCCTTTAATTGACATCCATAAACTGCAAAATATATTACCGAAGTTATTGTTCTTCTTCTAGGAAGGAGTTGTAATTCGTGTACTTTAAAATGTAAATTGTTCTTATTGTTGACTCAATAGACTTGTTTGTGCCTGTGCCGCTGGTCTAGAACCTGAAGAGCTAGAAGAATTTGAGGGCCTTACCGATAAATATCAGGTACAGATGCAGCTCAATCGTCTAATCACAAtatgtcattataatgatttaTAGAGAAGCTTCCCTAGCCTTCATTTCGATTGTTCATCGGCGTTATTGAGCGTCTCACAAGACATGTAACATTTCCATACGCTATAGACAATTTttagaaaaattagaaaaatgcaaaacgtAATATACTTCTATTTTACTTGTACTTCATGTGTACCAAGTCTTAGCTAGATATTCCTGATAGTTACTTAGCAAATcaactttgcataattgggagtatgtaattaAATCCagtggcctcgctttcagttttctgctccgctaaattggagttagcagagccaaacgccgccaacggcgacgaagtggtcaattacgaaaattGTCTATAGAAATGTACTTCTTTCCCACAAAATATTAGTCAGAAAGATGCCCTTTTAATGTTCAGCACATcaaatgaggcaaaacaaagTAAATCGCTATTTAATTCCATGTCGCCAATGCGTGACATTCCGTCGATCGTGATTAATGTCGGTCTTTTTTTATGTTTATGACCATTCCGTACGCCATGTacctactatattatactatactatactatactaaactaaactatactatactatactatactatactatactatactatactatactatactatactatactatactataatatggtatgctatgctatgctatgctatacTAATGATATGCAGGACAGGTACTTATACAGCGCTCTTACAAAGAAAAACCAAGTATCCACTGCGATTTACAAAACAACCAGCAAAGACGAAAAAGTAACATACAAGAACAAACAAGAAATCAATTATCAAATGAATAAGTTTTAAGATGAGACCGTTAGGTTGCCGTTGTTGGTGCGTGACGTATATGGTGAGGGGTTTGTTTCAAAGAGAAGGTCCTGCTACAAAGAAGCCTTTATCACCAGTCAGAGTGCGGGTATAAAGAAAAATGAGAAGCCTGGTGTCCTGGGCAGAGTCTAATCCACTTCTACTGGAAATATACGGCTGAATGAATTCACGGATGTAAGATGGAGATTTTGTTGAGTCCGTGACACATTTAAtagctttaaggttattaattattttaaactgttgtgatttggtagttcacagcatcgtacgaatggtagtgagctttggcaaaaactgcattgctcaattcatagcgagtatgtag from Amphiura filiformis chromosome 5, Afil_fr2py, whole genome shotgun sequence includes these protein-coding regions:
- the LOC140152267 gene encoding phospholipase B1, membrane-associated-like, yielding MNIKFSISVKLLLMLTCLVAGSSAILHDVWSAFLDEIYKHGDVIVKNNETTTTTPPPPYDCYPPFEHPHVFECNVEGKRSPERPTSVHRLMPGDIDVVGALGDSITAGTGAGACELIGIAIEYRGISWSIGGDNTVEETMTLTNIIKKYNPNLYGASYGRGGKDSENALFNCAIPGAESADIYDQAQTLVAKIKHDENVNVEQDWKLITIWIGYNDLCRSCQDKHKYSAEQYVENIRKGIDYLYHELTRAVINVVGILNLSELNKLKGQSCEERFSLVCACAAGLEPEELEEFEGLTDKYQVQMQLNRLITICHYNDL